The genomic DNA AAAATCTATGTTCCTGTATGTTGATCATTTTAAAAAAAAATTATGCTTGACAAGTAACCTTAAATCATTATTTTAGATTTTATTAAAGAACAAGTCTAAATCATCTCAGATTCAATTTTTCTTCAAAATTTAAACTAAACTTGCAGTATGAAAATTTTAATTATAGAAGATGAGCTGGAAATTGCTCAAAGCATCAAAAAATATTTCAGAACCAATGGAATCCAATGCGAAACAGCTGAAAGCTATAATTTAGCACTTACCAAAATTGATTCTTATGATTATGACTGTATACTTCTGGATTTAATGCTGCCTGACGGTGATGGATTTGATATATTAAGGGAACTCAAAAGAAAAAACAAAACTGATGGCGTTATTGTGATTTCTGCCAAAGAAACACTCGAAACACGTCTTGAAGGATTTAATCTTGGAGCAGATGATTTTCTGACAAAGCCTTTTCATTTATCTGAACTTTTGGTTCGAATGCAGGCGCTTATACGCCGTAAAAATTTCAAGGGAAAAAATAGTATCACTTTTAATGAAATTATAATTGACATATTCTCCAAATCAGCAACGGTAAATAATACAAAACTGGATCTGACCAAAAAAGAACTGGATCTGCTTCTTTTTTTAATTGGAAATGAAAATAAGGTATTATCCAAAGCTGCCATTGCAGAACATCTCTCAGGAGATATGGCAGATATGCTCGATAATCATGACTTTATCTATGCGCATATCAAAAACCTAAAAAAGAAACTTTATCAGGCAGGCAGCGGAGATTACATTAAAACAGCTTACGGCCTTGGATATAAATGGGAAAATGAATAATCAAAAACTGCTTAATAAAACAACTAACAGCTTTCTTGCCTACGCAATCATTATTTTATTGATAGCGGCACCCTTATTTTATTTTATTTGCCTGCAGCTTTATATTTATGAAACTGATGAAGTATTGCATTTTCACAAAGGTGCCTTTATAAAGGAAAGTCATAAGGATTTTACACAAACCGATATTGACTTATGGAACAGATACAACAATGAAGTAAAGATTGTACCTGATATGAGCATGAGCAAGGATTCTATAGTTGGAAAAATGCTGTATGATTCTATTGCAAAGGAAAAAGTACCTTTCCGTATACTTTATGCCCCTGTAGCTATAAATGGAAAAAAATATACTTACACCGAGAAAATAAATCTATTGGAAATGGAAGGAATGGTTTTTAGCATTGCTCTCATGTTTCTTTTTATCATTATTATGCTTTTGATTGGAATTATCTGGATCTCAAAAACCACTGCAGCTAAAATGTGGAGTCCTTTTTATAATACTCTGAATCAGATTGAGGGTTTTGAAATCGATAAAAGTAAACCGCCACATTTCATCTCT from uncultured Flavobacterium sp. includes the following:
- a CDS encoding response regulator transcription factor, with the translated sequence MKILIIEDELEIAQSIKKYFRTNGIQCETAESYNLALTKIDSYDYDCILLDLMLPDGDGFDILRELKRKNKTDGVIVISAKETLETRLEGFNLGADDFLTKPFHLSELLVRMQALIRRKNFKGKNSITFNEIIIDIFSKSATVNNTKLDLTKKELDLLLFLIGNENKVLSKAAIAEHLSGDMADMLDNHDFIYAHIKNLKKKLYQAGSGDYIKTAYGLGYKWENE